In Paramormyrops kingsleyae isolate MSU_618 chromosome 13, PKINGS_0.4, whole genome shotgun sequence, a single window of DNA contains:
- the isl2a gene encoding insulin gene enhancer protein isl-2a: MVDIIFCSSFLGDMGDHSKQKPGSALCVGCGSQIQDQYLLRVSPDLEWHAACLKCAECSQYLDETCTCFVRDGKTYCKRDYIRLFGIKCFKCNLGFSSSDLVMRARDNVYHIECFRCSVCSRQLLPGDEFSLRDEELLCRADHRLLMERSSADSPVSPEHFHSNRALHMADPVAVRQPPHRNVHKQSEKTTRVRTVLNEKQLHTLRTCYNANPRPDALMKEQLVEMTGLSPRVIRVWFQNKRCKDKKRSILMKQLQQQQHSDKSNLQGLTGTPLVAGSPVRHDSTVQASPVEVQTYQPPWKALSEFALQSDLDQPAFQQLVSFSEAGSLVNSSGSDVTSLSSQLPDTPNSMVPSPVET; encoded by the exons ATGGTGGATATTATTTTTTGCTCCTCGTTCTTGGGTGATATGGGTGATCATTCCAAGC AGAAGCCTGGATCTGCTTTGTGTGTTGGCTGTGGGAGTCAGATACAGGACCAGTACCTACTTAGAGTTTCCCCGGACCTGGAGTGGCACGCCGCGTGTCTGAAATGTGCCGAATGCAGTCAGTACCTGGATGAAACATGCACTTGCTTTGTCAGGGATGGGAAGACGTACTGCAAAAGAGATTATATCAG GTTGTTtggaataaaatgttttaaatgtaacCTTGGCTTTAGTAGCAGTGACCTGGTGATGAGAGCACGAGACAACGTGTATCATATCGAGTGTTTCCGGTGCTCCGtgtgcagcagacagctccTGCCGGGAGATGAGTTCTCCTTGCGGGATGAGGAGCTGCTCTGTCGGGCTGACCACAGGCTTCTAATGGAGCGCAGCTCCGCCGACAGCCCCGTCAGCCCAGAGCATTTCCACTCGAACAGAGCTCTTCATATGGCAG ATCCCGTGGCAGTGAGGCAGCCGCCGCACCGAAATGTCCATAAGCAGTCCGAAAAGACCACTCGAGTGCGGACGGTGCTGAACGAGAAGCAGCTGCACACGCTGCGAACGTGCTACAACGCCAACCCCAGGCCGGACGCCCTAATGAAGGAGCAGCTGGTGGAAATGACCGGTCTCAGTCCGCGGGTTATACGAGTCTGGTTTCAGAATAAACGCTGCAAAGACAAGAAGCGATCCATTCTGATGAAGCAGTTACAGCAGCAGCAACATAGCGACAAATCG AATCTGCAGGGCCTGACGGGGACGCCCCTTGTGGCAGGGAGTCCCGTTAGACACGACAGCACCGTCCAGGCCAGTCCGGTGGAGGTGCAGACTTATCAGCCCCCGTGGAAGGCTCTGAGCGAGTTTGCCCTTCAGAGTGATCTGGACCAGCCTGCATTTCAACAGCTG GTGTCTTTCTCAGAAGCGGGTTCCTTGGTCAACTCGTCGGGCAGCGACGTTACATCTCTGTCTTCGCAGCTACCAGACACGCCAAACAGTATGGTACCCAGCCCAGTGGAGACGTGA